The genomic segment AAAATACTTAGGCAATAGAAGCAATATAACAAAGATCTCTGTTTAAAACTGTTGTAAAAGGAAAGTATAAGTAAGACGAGTAGAAATAAAAAAAGCCCCTGATTTCAGGAGCTTTTTTGAGAATCTAAATCTTATTGAGAGACAGGCGCTTTTTTCAAATTACGTACTAACAGATTCAGTGTTTCACGATGATGGGAAAGACGTTGTTCAACCAGCTGGAATTCAACTTTAAGTTTGTCATCCATCTGGTGAATCTTTTCTGCTACAGCCGCCTTTTTCACCTGTATTTCCTGTTCTTTCAGTTTGGCCCAGTCATTCAATGTTTGAGTAAAGGCTTCATACTCCTGAGCAATTTTACTTTTCACATTGATAATGTCTTCATTGACATTATGGCCGTATACCGCCAGATCCTGCTCGGCATATTTAAACTTCATTGCCAGTTCAGCTTTTTTGATATTAAAGCTTGGAATACGGCGCAGATTTTTAGCCAGACCCAGTTTAGAGCAAGTCCAGATTAACCATTTAGTTGGGTCATATTGCCACCATTTTACGCCATTACGGTAATCGTACTGGAAGATGTGATGGTAGTTATGATAACCCTCACCCCAAGTTGCAATTGCTAACCAGAAGTTGTCACGTGCAGTGTTTTCATCCGTATAAGGACGTGAACCCCACATATGGCACAGTGAGTTAATGAAGAAGGTCACGTGATGGCTCAGGATTAAACGAACCAGACCACCCAATAATAATACACCCCAGACATCGCCTACAGCCCAGCCGATTGGCAAGAGAATCGCAGCGTGTACTGCAATTACTAAAGGCACATAGTATTTGTGCTGGAACATAACGACTTTGTCGTTTTGCAGGTCTGGTGCATTCTTGTAGTTGGGTTCTGCAGCAGGATAGTCACGCAGCATCCAGCCCAGGTGTGCATACCAGAAGCCGTTATTAATTGAATATGGGTCTTTTTCCACGTCATCGACATGACGGTGATGGGTACGGTGACCTGAACCCCAGTACAGAATACTGTTCTGCACCGCAAAGGTACCCATGATCATTAAAATGATTTTTAAAGGTAAAGTCGCTTCATAAGCACGATGTGCCCAAAGACGATGATAGCCCGCTGTAATCCCCAGGCTGCTAACGCCGAGCAAAACAAACATACTGATCCAAGCGGCAAGGCTAAAATCATGGTGATACGCATATAACGGAATCGCGATAACAGCTACAATGGGTAAAACTACCAGAGCAAACACGGCGACCCAGTTAATTGGGGCTTGAGGTAGGGGAGCATTCATCTCCAACAGCACTCCTGGAACCTGGGAAGGTATAACAAAAAGCAGAGGCCGCTATTGTTTATTTTAACAGCGGTTAAGTCATTCATATTAGCATGCTCCCTAGGGCATCACTAGCATTATTGTACGGTTGTATTGTACTTGTCGGTAACAGAATAAGCAGGGTGAAAACTACCATTTTCGCGGGCTAGACAGGCTCTGATTTCCGAGTAAATCACTGAGATTTTTGAAGCTTTTAATCAAATTTATTTTCTGAAAATGAGACAAATGAATGTTCATTTTTTCTACTAGATTGCAGAGAAATAAATTTGTAAGCAAACCCGTAACCCAAAGTTAAACAAGATTACAGACAGGCATTCTTCTTTAAATTATTTTTCAAGGCTTAAAGAAAAATAATCTATATATAGAATCTTGCATTTTGGGTCATTTAAAGATGTTGCATCATTAACTTCGGATAATCGGTAATGAGACCCTGAATACCCCAGTCGCGTAATTCTTTGGCACGATTAACATCATTTACGGTCCAGACGCTGATGGTGAGTTCGGCAGCTTGTGTGGCCTGAATAATATCTTTGCTGGCCAGTTCATTCATCCAGCCAATCTGACAACAGCCAAGTTCTAAAGCTTGATCAATCGCCTGATATTTCACATCTGTTTCAATCAGAAGGCCGCGTTTTAAACTGGAATTTTGCTGTTGCAAAGCCTGATGGATTTTAGGATCAAAACTGGTAATCACGACTGACTGCTCATAACCCTGTAACTGCTGTTCAAGCTCAAGCGTGATTTTTTCAGCATCGGCTTGGCTCGCTACACTTTTGACTTCAACTTCAATATGGTCAAAGTTATGAATCACGGTTAAGGTCTGATCCAGCATAGGAGTGGCTTCGACCTTGTTCCATTCTGACCATTTTACTGCGTGATTATATTGACTGAGATCCTGACGGCTACATTCGTAGAGGGGCTTTTGCAAACCGGTAGTGCGTACAAAATTATCATCATGCATGATGATCAGGGCATTGTCTTTAAGCTGGCGTACGTCAAATTCGACTGCGCGAATCCCGATATCCTGAATATATTGAAAACCGCCTAGTGTATTTTCAGGTGCTTCCCCACGCGCACCGCGATGTCCAATTATGCGCATGCTGCGATAACCTGAAGAAGTGAAGATGAAAACATAATGATGAAGAGTTGTGACAGGAGTATTGCAATATTCTGCGCCTGAAACACTTTGTTGCAAATACTGTTGGCGCAGAATTTTCCGTGCAATTTAATACATTTTAGCGGATTTATTGATCAATGGTTTCGTTGATATTTTTTTGCCATAACACCTCAGAACCACCTTCAACACGTTGCAAGGTGCGTGAAGCCACAAACAGCCAGTCAGATAGGCGATTTAATAGCTGCAGGGAAGTCGCTTGAATATTCTGGTCACGTGAGTGAACTGACATCACGCTGCGCTCTGCACGACGGCACACGGCACGGGCTTGATGAGCAAAACTGCAAACTAAAGTACCCGCAGGCAAAATAAAATCTTTCAGCATCGGCAAAGCTTCATTCATACGATCGATGTCATTTTCCAGAAAATCAATCGAGACTGGTTGAACCAGGTTAAAGCCAGGGATACACACTTCACCACCCAGATCAAACAACCAGTGCTGGATCAGGCTTAAAGATTTATCCCAAGTCGCTTTATCCTGAATGCTGCTTGCCGCGATTTGTGCGCGTAAAACCCCAATGATGGCATTTAGCTCGTCCACATCACCGAGCGCGGCAATACGCAAGTCATCTTTGGCAACGCGTGAACCATCACCCAGACCTGTGGTGCCTGAATCGCCTGTGCGGGTGTAAATTTTACTTAAACGGTGGCCCATTTGAATTCCTTAATTTTTTAAATGCTGAATATAAAAAGAATCATGCCATAGGCATGACATGATTCTCAAAAGTATTTCTAAAAAGGTTGAACTTAGTATTTAAAGGTCACACCGGCAGAAGCAAGACGACCACCATTTAAGTAGTAGTTTCCATAATCTTGATATGAAGTTTTGAATTTAGTGTCGCCCATATTCTGAATATTTGTGAAAAGCTTAACAGATGGATTTAGATTCCAATGAGCATTGAAATCTGCTGTCATATAACCTGGATTATCATGTTTGTAGTCCCAATCTTTGGAACTAGATTTTGCATTTAAAGACAAGCCCAAGCCATAGTTTTCATTCGTCATACCTACAGTTACAGTAGCATGGTGACGTGGGCGACGAACGAGATCACGATTATCTGAGTCATCTTTAGGTTGAACATAGCTATATGATAGACGTGTATAGAATTGATCAGCTTGCCATTTCAATGCTGATTCAAATCCTGTCAGAATCGCTTTTTTAATGTTTTGATTTTCGCCTGCTTTATAGGTGATCAAGTTTTCAATTTCATTACGATATAAGCTAAATTCAGAGCTAAAACCATGTGAATAATTTTGATTTAAACCAATTTCATATGAAATGCTTTCCTCTGGTTCTAAATTTGGATTACCTGATGAGCTGTATAAATCATTTGCACTTGGTGCTCTAAAAGCAGTACCGATATTGGTATATACACTTGTATCTGATGTAAGTTTATAACGAAGTGCAGCTTGACCTACAGTATGTTCGCCAAACTGCTTATTATCTTCTAAGCGAATACCCAATTGAGTATTCAATTTATCATTATTAAATTGATGTTGAACATAATATCCATTTGAATCTAATGACGTATTATATTCAGTTCCATAACTTAGACTATTAACATCTGATTTGTTAATCGTTCCACCAATTAATATATTTTGATGCGGTGTTAGCTTCCATCGAGCATTCAGGTCATATTCTTGACGTTCATTTAAAGTGTAGTCAATTTCTGAGCCAACATAGGTAGAATTCCAATCACCTGTAATTTCATCTTGTACCCAATTATATATATCAGTTAAATCATTTTGGACAAGGTTGTCTTCAAATTTAGAGTAGCGCGCATTAAGCTCCCACTGATCATTTAATTTGAGTGCACTCTTTGCAGTGAATAATTTATTTTCAAAGTTATGAGAGCGTTGTGCACCATAATCATCGTATTGGCTTGAGCCTTGATTTTCACTGTATTCGATACTTGCGTTGTATTGGGCTTTATCAATGCCTAATTTGGTGGTAAAACCTTTTTGATCAAAACTTGCTTTGGGGGTGTTGGGAATATCTGTGACAATCGTACCATCAGTTTCAAGGCGTTGACCGCGGATTTGAGTATAGATCCCATTTTCTGCTAAATCAGCCCCAACTACAGATTTATACGTTTTATTTTCACCGATTTCGCCTGTAACAAATCCACCCGACTTTTTAGGGGCTTGGGTAATGATTTGAACAACACCGCCAATCGCATCTGAGCCATAAAGTACAGAGGCAGGACCTTTTAATACTTCAACTTGTTTAATATCAGTGGTATCAATAAAAGCCAAAGATGCTGCGTTAGATGTTGCTGTGTTAAGTCGAACACCATCACGTAATACGAGGGTATGATCTGATTCAGTACCACGTAAAAAGATCGATGATTGTTGACCAATACCTCCTGCTTGAACCATGTTGATAGATGCATCATTCTTTAATAGTTCTGGAAGTGATGTAATCGATGATTGCTCAAGAATTGCAGGCTCAATAATCGAGATGCGTGCAGGGACATTTTCAATGTTTTCTGCAGAACGAGTTGCTGTAACCACAATCGTATCTAAAGAAGCTTGAGCAATTTTTTGCTCGTTAGCAAAAACAGATGAAGTAAAACCCAACGCAAGTGCGATCGCACCTACCAAGGCAGTAGGTTGAAATGGAATAGACATGAGATGTGCTCCATACATTCACTCCCCGTGAATGATTGAGTTAAAGAACACAACAAGCAGGTATCCGGACTTAA from the Acinetobacter sp. YWS30-1 genome contains:
- a CDS encoding acyl-CoA desaturase produces the protein MNAPLPQAPINWVAVFALVVLPIVAVIAIPLYAYHHDFSLAAWISMFVLLGVSSLGITAGYHRLWAHRAYEATLPLKIILMIMGTFAVQNSILYWGSGHRTHHRHVDDVEKDPYSINNGFWYAHLGWMLRDYPAAEPNYKNAPDLQNDKVVMFQHKYYVPLVIAVHAAILLPIGWAVGDVWGVLLLGGLVRLILSHHVTFFINSLCHMWGSRPYTDENTARDNFWLAIATWGEGYHNYHHIFQYDYRNGVKWWQYDPTKWLIWTCSKLGLAKNLRRIPSFNIKKAELAMKFKYAEQDLAVYGHNVNEDIINVKSKIAQEYEAFTQTLNDWAKLKEQEIQVKKAAVAEKIHQMDDKLKVEFQLVEQRLSHHRETLNLLVRNLKKAPVSQ
- a CDS encoding glycerophosphodiester phosphodiesterase, which produces MRIIGHRGARGEAPENTLGGFQYIQDIGIRAVEFDVRQLKDNALIIMHDDNFVRTTGLQKPLYECSRQDLSQYNHAVKWSEWNKVEATPMLDQTLTVIHNFDHIEVEVKSVASQADAEKITLELEQQLQGYEQSVVITSFDPKIHQALQQQNSSLKRGLLIETDVKYQAIDQALELGCCQIGWMNELASKDIIQATQAAELTISVWTVNDVNRAKELRDWGIQGLITDYPKLMMQHL
- a CDS encoding cob(I)yrinic acid a,c-diamide adenosyltransferase, producing the protein MGHRLSKIYTRTGDSGTTGLGDGSRVAKDDLRIAALGDVDELNAIIGVLRAQIAASSIQDKATWDKSLSLIQHWLFDLGGEVCIPGFNLVQPVSIDFLENDIDRMNEALPMLKDFILPAGTLVCSFAHQARAVCRRAERSVMSVHSRDQNIQATSLQLLNRLSDWLFVASRTLQRVEGGSEVLWQKNINETIDQ
- a CDS encoding TonB-dependent receptor plug domain-containing protein, whose protein sequence is MSIPFQPTALVGAIALALGFTSSVFANEQKIAQASLDTIVVTATRSAENIENVPARISIIEPAILEQSSITSLPELLKNDASINMVQAGGIGQQSSIFLRGTESDHTLVLRDGVRLNTATSNAASLAFIDTTDIKQVEVLKGPASVLYGSDAIGGVVQIITQAPKKSGGFVTGEIGENKTYKSVVGADLAENGIYTQIRGQRLETDGTIVTDIPNTPKASFDQKGFTTKLGIDKAQYNASIEYSENQGSSQYDDYGAQRSHNFENKLFTAKSALKLNDQWELNARYSKFEDNLVQNDLTDIYNWVQDEITGDWNSTYVGSEIDYTLNERQEYDLNARWKLTPHQNILIGGTINKSDVNSLSYGTEYNTSLDSNGYYVQHQFNNDKLNTQLGIRLEDNKQFGEHTVGQAALRYKLTSDTSVYTNIGTAFRAPSANDLYSSSGNPNLEPEESISYEIGLNQNYSHGFSSEFSLYRNEIENLITYKAGENQNIKKAILTGFESALKWQADQFYTRLSYSYVQPKDDSDNRDLVRRPRHHATVTVGMTNENYGLGLSLNAKSSSKDWDYKHDNPGYMTADFNAHWNLNPSVKLFTNIQNMGDTKFKTSYQDYGNYYLNGGRLASAGVTFKY